In Burkholderia sp. GAS332, one DNA window encodes the following:
- a CDS encoding hydroxymethylpyrimidine/phosphomethylpyrimidine kinase, which yields MPSDTPPIVLTFGLSDPTGGSGLQADLMTLASMGCHGVSVLTGYTVRDSASCDEVTGLDPEVVATQARMLLEDMPIAAFKVGACTRAEVVSAIAEVVADYDDIPLILAPDFTLDDEHVLAADELREAIADLLAPQTTLLVADSATLLALAQPDGDAEAPSLDAAISHLLSQGCEYILSTETGTHRLVNTLFSEDGQLRQDMWDRGSHRIMGITDTLGAAIAALLANGQEPAEAVREAQEYLYQAIRNAFRPGMGAYLPDRFFWARSSDDDTPPATGKDVAPGEARH from the coding sequence ATGCCCAGCGACACGCCTCCGATCGTCCTCACCTTCGGCCTCTCCGATCCCACCGGTGGCTCCGGCCTGCAAGCCGACCTGATGACCCTTGCCAGCATGGGCTGCCATGGCGTCTCCGTGCTCACGGGCTATACCGTGCGCGACTCGGCCAGCTGCGACGAAGTCACCGGGCTCGACCCTGAAGTGGTCGCGACCCAGGCCCGGATGCTGCTCGAAGACATGCCGATCGCCGCGTTCAAGGTCGGCGCATGCACGCGCGCGGAAGTGGTGAGCGCGATTGCGGAAGTGGTCGCCGATTACGACGACATCCCGCTGATCCTCGCCCCCGACTTCACGCTCGACGACGAACATGTGCTCGCCGCCGACGAACTACGCGAAGCGATCGCCGATCTGCTGGCGCCGCAAACCACCTTGCTGGTCGCCGATTCGGCCACGCTGCTTGCCCTCGCTCAGCCGGACGGCGACGCCGAAGCGCCGAGCCTCGACGCGGCGATCTCGCATCTGCTGTCGCAGGGCTGTGAATACATTCTGTCGACGGAAACCGGCACGCACCGGCTCGTCAACACGCTGTTCAGCGAAGACGGCCAGTTGCGCCAGGATATGTGGGACCGCGGCAGCCACCGGATCATGGGCATCACGGATACGCTCGGCGCCGCGATTGCCGCCTTGCTGGCTAATGGCCAAGAGCCGGCGGAAGCGGTACGCGAGGCGCAGGAGTATCTGTACCAGGCGATACGCAACGCATTCCGGCCAGGAATGGGCGCGTATCTGCCGGACCGTTTCTTCTGGGCCCGCAGCAGCGATGACGACACGCCACCCGCGACCGGCAAGGACGTCGCGCCGGGCGAGGCACGGCACTAG
- a CDS encoding adenylylsulfate kinase has product MSSPIQVALPIGASDGPRTFLQRVHGEVTTRDRMQMFRHKPVTIWLTGLSGAGKSTIAFELEQRLVSLGHACYVLDGDNIRHGLACDLSFDKKDRRENIRRVAHVAQLMNDAGLIVITALISPMLEDRAMAREIVGPSNFIETYLSASVDTCARRDPKGLYAKARAGEIASFTGVSAPYEAPADPELKIDTAMQTPAESVGKLFAYLRDNCLADPSCEAHTQY; this is encoded by the coding sequence ATGTCTTCGCCGATTCAAGTTGCCCTGCCCATCGGTGCTTCGGACGGGCCCCGCACCTTCCTGCAACGCGTCCACGGCGAAGTGACTACCCGCGACAGAATGCAAATGTTCCGCCACAAGCCGGTTACGATCTGGCTGACCGGGTTGTCCGGGGCGGGCAAGTCAACCATCGCCTTCGAACTTGAACAGCGACTCGTATCGCTCGGCCACGCGTGCTATGTCCTCGACGGCGACAATATCCGCCACGGTTTGGCATGCGATCTCAGCTTTGACAAGAAAGACCGGCGTGAAAATATTCGCCGAGTGGCGCACGTGGCTCAATTGATGAACGACGCGGGTCTTATCGTCATCACGGCGCTTATCTCGCCCATGCTCGAAGACAGAGCGATGGCGCGCGAAATTGTCGGGCCCAGCAATTTCATCGAGACCTACCTGTCAGCCTCCGTCGACACCTGCGCCCGTCGTGATCCGAAAGGTCTTTATGCCAAAGCCCGGGCTGGCGAGATTGCGTCGTTTACCGGCGTATCCGCGCCCTATGAAGCCCCGGCCGACCCTGAGTTGAAAATCGACACCGCCATGCAAACGCCGGCCGAAAGCGTCGGGAAACTATTCGCCTACTTGCGCGATAACTGTCTGGCGGATCCCAGCTGCGAAGCGCACACCCAATATTGA
- a CDS encoding chaperonin GroEL: MAAKDVVFGDSARAKMVEGVNILANAVKVTLGPKGRNVVLERSFGGPTVTKDGVSVAKEIELKDKLQNMGAQMVKEVASKTSDNAGDGTTTATVLAQSIVREGMKYVASGMNPMDLKRGIDKAVTAAIEELRKISKPCTTNKEIAQVGAISANSDSSIGDRIAEAMDKVGKEGVITVEDGKSLQDELDVVEGMQFDRGYLSPYFINNPDKQVAVLENPFVLLHDKKVSNIRDLLPVLEQVAKAGRPLLIIAEDVEGEALATLVVNNIRGILKTVAVKAPGFGDRRKAMLEDIAILTGGQVIAEETGLTLEKATLAELGQAKRIEVGKENTTIIDGAGEAATIEARVKQVRTQIEEATSDYDREKLQERVAKLAGGVAVIKVGAATEVEMKEKKARVEDALHATRAAVEEGIVAGGGVALIRARTAIAGLKGANADQDAGIKIVLRAMEEPLRQIVTNGGEEASVVVAAVAAGTGNYGYNAATGEYVDLVDAGVVDPTKVTRTALQNAASVAGLLLTTDAAVCELPKEDAPMGGGMPGGMGGMGMDM; encoded by the coding sequence ATGGCAGCTAAAGACGTCGTATTCGGTGATTCCGCCCGTGCCAAGATGGTTGAAGGCGTGAACATCCTCGCGAACGCTGTGAAGGTCACGCTGGGCCCGAAGGGTCGCAACGTTGTCCTGGAACGCAGCTTCGGCGGCCCGACGGTCACCAAGGATGGTGTTTCGGTCGCGAAAGAGATCGAACTGAAAGACAAGCTCCAGAACATGGGCGCACAAATGGTCAAGGAAGTTGCTTCCAAGACCAGCGACAACGCAGGTGACGGCACCACGACCGCAACGGTTCTGGCTCAGTCGATCGTCCGCGAAGGCATGAAGTACGTCGCATCGGGCATGAACCCGATGGACCTGAAGCGCGGTATCGACAAGGCTGTGACGGCCGCGATCGAAGAACTGCGCAAGATCAGCAAGCCGTGCACGACCAACAAGGAAATCGCTCAAGTCGGCGCGATCTCGGCGAACAGCGATTCGTCGATCGGCGACCGTATCGCTGAAGCGATGGACAAGGTTGGCAAGGAAGGCGTCATCACGGTTGAAGACGGCAAGTCGTTGCAAGACGAGCTGGACGTGGTCGAAGGTATGCAATTCGACCGCGGCTACCTGTCGCCGTATTTCATCAACAACCCGGACAAGCAAGTTGCTGTGCTCGAGAACCCGTTCGTGCTGCTGCACGACAAGAAGGTCTCGAACATTCGTGACCTCCTCCCGGTCCTGGAACAAGTCGCTAAGGCTGGCCGTCCGCTGCTGATCATCGCAGAAGACGTCGAAGGCGAAGCGCTGGCTACGCTGGTTGTGAACAACATCCGCGGCATCCTGAAGACGGTTGCTGTCAAGGCTCCGGGCTTTGGCGATCGTCGTAAGGCCATGCTGGAAGACATCGCGATCCTGACCGGCGGTCAAGTTATCGCTGAAGAAACCGGCCTGACGCTCGAAAAGGCAACGCTGGCTGAACTGGGCCAAGCGAAGCGTATCGAAGTGGGCAAGGAAAACACGACGATCATCGACGGCGCTGGCGAAGCTGCAACGATCGAAGCGCGCGTCAAGCAAGTGCGCACGCAGATCGAAGAAGCAACGTCGGACTACGACCGTGAAAAGCTGCAAGAACGCGTTGCCAAGCTGGCAGGCGGCGTTGCAGTGATCAAGGTCGGCGCTGCGACCGAAGTCGAAATGAAGGAAAAGAAGGCACGTGTCGAAGACGCACTGCACGCAACGCGCGCAGCTGTGGAAGAAGGCATCGTGGCTGGTGGCGGCGTTGCGCTGATCCGTGCACGTACGGCAATCGCTGGCCTGAAGGGCGCTAACGCCGATCAGGACGCAGGTATCAAGATCGTGCTGCGCGCGATGGAAGAGCCGCTGCGCCAGATCGTCACGAACGGTGGCGAAGAAGCCAGCGTCGTGGTGGCGGCTGTTGCTGCTGGCACGGGCAACTACGGCTACAACGCAGCAACTGGCGAGTACGTCGACCTGGTTGACGCAGGTGTCGTGGACCCGACGAAGGTGACGCGCACGGCGCTGCAAAACGCAGCTTCGGTCGCTGGCCTGCTGTTGACCACCGACGCAGCTGTTTGCGAACTGCCGAAGGAAGATGCTCCGATGGGCGGCGGTATGCCCGGCGGCATGGGCGGCATGGGCATGGACATGTAA
- a CDS encoding chaperonin GroES, protein MNLRPLHDRVIVKRLDQETKTASGIVIPEAAAEKPDQGEILAVGPGKRDDKGAQIALDVKVGDRVLFGKYAGQTVKVDGNELLVMREEDIMAVVQK, encoded by the coding sequence ATGAACCTTCGTCCTTTGCATGATCGCGTGATCGTCAAACGTCTGGATCAAGAAACCAAGACTGCGTCGGGCATCGTGATCCCCGAAGCCGCAGCAGAAAAGCCGGATCAAGGCGAAATTCTGGCAGTCGGCCCGGGCAAGCGTGACGACAAAGGCGCACAAATCGCCCTCGACGTGAAGGTTGGTGACCGCGTCCTGTTCGGCAAGTACGCAGGCCAGACCGTCAAGGTCGACGGCAACGAACTGCTCGTGATGCGCGAAGAAGACATCATGGCCGTGGTGCAGAAGTAA
- a CDS encoding Predicted dienelactone hydrolase yields the protein MKTFISAVLLCLSTTIAHAAGIKFVQIPPDANGPALRAIVWTPCAEPAQEVPIGPYVLKGRRDCPTVGEKLPLVVISHGHGGSLLGHHDLAETLADAGFVVAAINHPGDTFSDSTRAGEMSVFVERPTDIKRLIDYMLSAAPDAARIDPERIGFFGFSRGGYTGLVLAGGNPDFLHADVPCTDPKAPICEQIRRREVPTDPLTHDARIKAFILADPLNVFPTAESLKNVKAPIQLWASQFGGDGVLPHNAPALANALPHRPDYHLVPNAAHFAFLAPCSAAMKNDAPEICVDANGFDRTAFHKQFDEMALTFFQANVR from the coding sequence ATGAAAACGTTCATATCGGCCGTTCTGTTGTGCCTATCTACGACAATCGCGCACGCCGCTGGAATAAAGTTCGTTCAAATTCCGCCTGATGCCAACGGCCCGGCGTTACGAGCGATAGTGTGGACACCGTGCGCAGAGCCTGCCCAAGAGGTACCGATCGGGCCATATGTCCTGAAGGGGCGGCGCGACTGTCCGACCGTTGGCGAAAAGCTTCCCCTGGTTGTCATTTCACACGGCCATGGCGGATCGCTCCTTGGCCACCATGACCTTGCCGAGACGCTTGCCGACGCGGGCTTTGTCGTGGCAGCAATCAATCATCCAGGCGATACGTTCTCTGATTCGACTCGCGCGGGCGAGATGTCTGTGTTCGTCGAGCGACCGACCGATATAAAACGTCTTATCGACTACATGTTGAGCGCGGCGCCCGACGCAGCCAGAATCGACCCGGAACGGATAGGTTTTTTTGGTTTTTCACGTGGCGGCTACACGGGCCTGGTGTTGGCTGGCGGCAACCCGGATTTCCTGCACGCCGATGTTCCTTGCACGGACCCGAAAGCCCCGATTTGCGAACAGATCCGACGTCGAGAGGTACCCACCGATCCCCTGACTCACGACGCGCGGATCAAAGCCTTTATCCTGGCGGACCCGCTCAATGTATTCCCGACCGCGGAGAGCCTGAAGAATGTGAAAGCGCCAATTCAGCTTTGGGCTTCCCAGTTCGGCGGCGATGGCGTGCTGCCGCACAACGCTCCCGCGCTCGCCAACGCCCTTCCTCACAGACCTGACTATCACCTTGTTCCCAACGCAGCGCATTTTGCCTTTCTTGCTCCATGCTCCGCGGCAATGAAGAACGATGCGCCGGAAATCTGCGTAGATGCGAACGGCTTCGATCGCACGGCCTTTCACAAGCAGTTTGACGAAATGGCGCTGACGTTTTTTCAAGCGAATGTTCGGTAG